CAAGATTAAAAAAAATTGCTGACTTTGCTGGTGTAAAAATGCCCTCAGCAAAGCAGGCACTAGATTCCCTAGCTGAAAAAGGGCTGATTTATTATGAAAAAAGAGGAGCAATTACTTTAACTGATGAAGGGAAAAAAATTGCAATTATGGAAAATAAAAACATTAGAGCTGTTCAAAAATTCTTAGTTGAAATTTTAGGAATAGCTCCAGAAAAAGCATGGAATTCATGCTTGAAAATTTATTTTGATATGGATGAAGAAGCTGCTTCAAAATTTTTACTATTTGCAAAATTTATAAATGAATGTCCACAAGAAAAACCACTTTTTATTAAACACTTTAAAGAATATCTAAGCAAAGGAAAAATAACCGATAATTGTCCATTCCTTAATAAGGAAGGTGAATAAATTGGAAAAAGAATTAGATGTTTTATTAAAAATTGATAAGGAAGATGTTCATCTTTTAAGCTATATTTTAGAATCAGAAGACAATTTAGCAAATATTAGAAAATATGAAAATCAAATATTACGTATAATAACCACCTCTTCACTATTAGATGAAGTTATGAAAATTCTAAATAGTTTAAAAGAAAAGATCAAGTTTGAAATTATTGAAATAAAAGAAAATTCTGGAAGTGCAGGATAAATGACTTTTAAAAAATATGTCATTCTTCTCCTAATTACTTTTTCTATATTAATTTTTCCAGAAACTAATAAAATTTTATATTTCAATTTTAATAATAAAATAATCGTTAAAAACTATGATGAAAATTTCAACTTTTCGTTGAATGATTCATCCGTTGTAGCAATATATGGAGATTCAAGATGGGGAGATAAGATTCACTCCGAAATTGTATCTCAAATTTTAAAATTTAA
Above is a window of Thermosipho japonicus DNA encoding:
- a CDS encoding DUF4911 domain-containing protein, encoding MNKLEKELDVLLKIDKEDVHLLSYILESEDNLANIRKYENQILRIITTSSLLDEVMKILNSLKEKIKFEIIEIKENSGSAG
- a CDS encoding metal-dependent transcriptional regulator, which produces MSVEYNLTKAERKYLLMVFLTLNSMGWTRLKKIADFAGVKMPSAKQALDSLAEKGLIYYEKRGAITLTDEGKKIAIMENKNIRAVQKFLVEILGIAPEKAWNSCLKIYFDMDEEAASKFLLFAKFINECPQEKPLFIKHFKEYLSKGKITDNCPFLNKEGE